One Kangiella geojedonensis DNA segment encodes these proteins:
- the uvrY gene encoding UvrY/SirA/GacA family response regulator transcription factor, translated as MIKVLLVDDHDLVRTGLSRLLSDAEGIEVIGEAKSGEEAITQQKAHQPHVVLMDANMPGIGGLEATRRMLRFDPDLKVIALTVHGDEPYPSQFISAGAMGYLTKGTDIEEMVKAIHSVNRGKLYLAAEVAQQMAISQFKNHDDNPFSKLSEREMQIMLMITRGEKVQSISDTLHLSPKTVNSYRYRLFEKLGVENDVGLTHLALRYKVIESQ; from the coding sequence GTGATAAAAGTTTTGCTAGTCGATGATCATGATTTGGTTCGTACCGGACTGAGTCGCCTTTTGTCAGATGCGGAAGGTATTGAGGTGATCGGAGAAGCAAAATCAGGCGAAGAGGCCATCACACAGCAAAAAGCCCATCAGCCACATGTGGTTTTGATGGATGCCAATATGCCGGGAATTGGTGGTTTAGAAGCTACTCGTCGGATGTTGCGCTTTGATCCCGATTTAAAGGTTATTGCGCTTACCGTTCACGGCGATGAGCCATATCCCAGCCAGTTTATTAGCGCTGGCGCGATGGGCTACTTAACCAAAGGCACTGACATCGAAGAAATGGTTAAGGCGATTCATTCGGTAAATCGCGGTAAGCTTTATCTTGCGGCTGAAGTGGCGCAGCAGATGGCCATCAGTCAGTTCAAAAATCACGACGATAATCCTTTTTCTAAGCTTTCTGAGCGCGAGATGCAGATCATGTTGATGATCACTCGTGGTGAGAAGGTGCAGAGTATTTCCGACACGCTTCATTTAAGCCCTAAAACCGTCAACAGCTACCGTTATCGGTTGTTTGAGAAGCTGGGCGTTGAGAATGATGTCGGTTTAACTCACTTAGCCCTGCGCTATAAAGTGATTGAGTCTCAGTAG
- the uvrC gene encoding excinuclease ABC subunit UvrC translates to MSQSDAENTIKPHIKQILAHLSKKPGVYQMLDKDGETLYVGKAKNLNNRVKSYFVKQHLSPKTELLVTYIEDIHTTVTDTETEALLLENNLIKKYKPRFNVIFRDDKSYPFVFLSGGDYPRLAYHRGAKKEKGDYFGPFPSTSAVRQSLSLMQKVFQIRQCEDSYFANRSRPCLQYQIKRCTAPCVNYISKEDYAKDVENIRLFYRGKSDQVISRLQRKMDKASENLEFELAARFRDQIKQMRHVMQQQVISGTASDLDVVGVAYASGTCCILLVFIRNGMIVGNKTYYPKVPKHSELDEIVSSFLTFYYLSGAEVPKQVFMEKLPEESATISDALSQHKKSKVTLKAASRGQTKEWQDFANKNAQHSLRAKLNSKSNFTKRLLELQKALQLEAMPKYVECFDISHTQGNQTVGSCVVFDENGPKKSDYRIFNISGIEPGDDYAAMEQVLTRRYKRLIADEKTLPDLVIVDGGKGQLAKAEDVFNQLDITHVPVIGVSKGSDRKVGMEQIWFPGQHRPLLLDEDSKALHFIQHIRDESHRFAITKHRHQRKKSGTKSLLEEVPGVGAKRRQSLLRHFGGWQEIEKASPKDIAKAPGISISIAQKIYDYLHS, encoded by the coding sequence ATGTCTCAATCGGACGCCGAAAACACAATAAAACCCCATATCAAGCAGATACTCGCGCACCTCAGTAAAAAGCCTGGTGTTTACCAGATGCTGGATAAAGACGGTGAGACGCTTTATGTGGGTAAGGCTAAGAACCTCAATAATCGCGTTAAAAGTTACTTCGTCAAACAGCATTTGTCGCCGAAGACAGAGCTACTGGTTACTTATATTGAAGATATCCATACCACGGTAACGGATACCGAAACCGAAGCCTTACTGCTCGAAAATAATCTAATTAAAAAGTATAAGCCACGCTTTAACGTGATTTTCCGTGATGATAAGTCGTATCCATTTGTCTTTTTATCGGGAGGCGACTACCCGCGATTGGCTTATCATCGAGGGGCGAAGAAAGAGAAGGGCGATTATTTTGGCCCTTTTCCCAGCACTTCTGCCGTTCGTCAAAGTTTATCCTTGATGCAGAAGGTCTTTCAGATCCGTCAATGTGAAGACAGTTACTTTGCTAACCGTTCTCGTCCCTGCCTTCAATATCAAATTAAGCGGTGTACAGCACCTTGCGTCAATTATATTTCGAAAGAAGATTACGCCAAAGACGTAGAGAATATTCGCTTGTTCTATCGAGGAAAAAGCGATCAAGTGATTAGCCGTTTGCAGAGGAAGATGGATAAGGCGAGTGAAAACCTTGAGTTTGAACTCGCTGCTCGATTTAGGGACCAAATTAAGCAAATGCGCCATGTCATGCAGCAACAAGTAATCAGTGGTACGGCTTCTGACTTGGATGTTGTCGGAGTAGCTTACGCTTCAGGCACCTGCTGTATTTTGCTGGTGTTTATCCGCAATGGCATGATTGTGGGCAATAAAACTTATTATCCGAAAGTGCCCAAGCACAGCGAACTTGATGAAATCGTGAGTTCCTTTTTAACCTTCTACTACCTGTCTGGGGCTGAAGTTCCTAAGCAAGTGTTCATGGAGAAGCTACCAGAGGAAAGCGCTACCATCAGCGACGCCTTGTCGCAGCATAAGAAGTCTAAAGTGACGCTTAAAGCAGCGAGCCGAGGGCAAACCAAGGAGTGGCAAGACTTTGCTAATAAAAACGCTCAGCACTCGCTACGAGCCAAGCTCAATAGTAAGTCGAACTTCACCAAGAGGCTGTTAGAATTACAAAAAGCTTTACAGCTCGAAGCGATGCCGAAGTACGTTGAGTGTTTTGATATCAGCCATACACAAGGCAATCAAACGGTAGGGTCTTGTGTAGTGTTTGATGAAAATGGCCCTAAAAAGTCCGACTATCGGATTTTTAATATTTCAGGAATTGAGCCGGGTGACGATTATGCTGCCATGGAGCAGGTTTTAACGCGGCGTTACAAGCGACTGATTGCCGATGAAAAAACACTTCCCGATTTAGTGATTGTCGATGGTGGTAAGGGGCAGTTGGCTAAAGCTGAGGATGTGTTTAATCAGCTGGATATAACTCATGTTCCCGTTATCGGTGTATCGAAAGGTTCTGATCGAAAGGTTGGAATGGAGCAAATATGGTTTCCAGGGCAGCACAGGCCTTTGTTACTGGACGAGGATTCAAAGGCTTTACACTTTATTCAGCATATTCGCGATGAATCACACCGCTTTGCGATTACTAAACACCGCCATCAACGCAAAAAATCAGGGACAAAGTCCTTGTTAGAGGAGGTCCCGGGCGTTGGGGCTAAGCGCCGACAGTCGTTATTAAGGCACTTTGGGGGCTGGCAAGAGATTGAAAAGGCGAGTCCGAAGGACATTGCTAAGGCGCCAGGCATCAGCATCTCTATCGCGCAGAAAATCTACGATTATTTACACAGTTAG
- the pgsA gene encoding CDP-diacylglycerol--glycerol-3-phosphate 3-phosphatidyltransferase, with protein MWNIPNIITFFRILLIPLFVIFFFIDGVAARWITLAIFCTAAWTDWLDGFLARKMNIESPFGAFLDPVADKLMVAITLILLIAREGSPWLAIPGMIIIGREITVSALREWMAELGNRAVVGVSSIGKIKTMCQLLAIFLLLIASPAIFGLPKAFGYIFMWVAALLTLWSMVVYLMAAWPYLTSEKNDG; from the coding sequence ATGTGGAACATACCCAACATCATCACCTTTTTTAGAATTCTACTGATACCGCTTTTCGTCATTTTCTTTTTTATAGACGGTGTAGCGGCACGCTGGATCACCCTTGCGATATTCTGTACAGCTGCATGGACGGACTGGTTAGATGGTTTTTTGGCACGAAAAATGAACATTGAGTCGCCATTTGGGGCTTTTCTTGACCCAGTGGCTGATAAGTTGATGGTGGCGATTACCCTAATTCTATTGATAGCCCGCGAAGGTTCGCCTTGGCTAGCGATTCCAGGCATGATCATTATTGGCCGAGAAATTACGGTTTCTGCGCTGAGAGAATGGATGGCTGAGCTTGGCAATAGAGCCGTGGTTGGTGTTTCTTCAATCGGCAAAATAAAGACCATGTGCCAGTTACTGGCTATTTTCTTACTGTTGATTGCGTCTCCAGCAATTTTCGGGCTGCCTAAAGCCTTTGGCTATATTTTTATGTGGGTCGCAGCACTACTCACCTTATGGTCAATGGTGGTCTACCTAATGGCTGCTTGGCCGTACTTGACAAGCGAGAAGAATGACGGATAA
- a CDS encoding LysR family transcriptional regulator: protein MNVEYLKLFTRVEVTKNISQAGQELGLSPAVASNYLNKLEQTLGVKLLHRTTRHVSLTEDGQAFLPHAIAVLESIESARAAVGVGSQTPQGTLRITAPASFGRMHIIPALKGFLNNYPDLTIDLKLSDTIVDMVEGGFDIAIRNAKLPDSSLIATRLAKDQRIVCASPDYIKKHGMPTVPSDLKNHQCVNLGQFDDWHFKTENGDINKIKTHGALRVDNGESMRDASVDGLGLCICSVWCAYKELQSGQLIQVLEDYPLADEAAIWAVYPSSRLLAPKVRAFIDYFKNLYGETAYWEL from the coding sequence ATGAACGTTGAATATTTAAAGCTATTTACTCGAGTGGAAGTCACAAAAAACATCAGTCAGGCAGGTCAAGAGCTTGGCCTATCCCCCGCTGTTGCCAGCAATTACCTCAATAAGCTGGAGCAAACGCTGGGGGTAAAATTATTACACCGAACCACAAGACACGTCTCCTTAACTGAGGACGGACAGGCTTTTCTACCCCATGCCATCGCAGTGTTAGAAAGCATAGAAAGCGCACGAGCGGCGGTCGGTGTTGGTAGTCAAACGCCGCAGGGAACATTAAGAATCACAGCACCAGCATCTTTTGGACGAATGCACATTATTCCCGCGCTCAAAGGCTTTCTTAATAATTACCCTGATCTCACTATCGACTTAAAATTAAGTGATACCATTGTTGATATGGTTGAAGGCGGTTTTGATATCGCCATCAGAAATGCCAAGCTTCCTGACTCTTCTTTAATTGCAACTCGATTAGCAAAAGACCAGAGAATCGTTTGTGCCTCTCCTGATTACATCAAGAAGCATGGTATGCCTACGGTTCCAAGTGACTTAAAAAATCACCAATGCGTCAATTTAGGTCAGTTTGATGACTGGCATTTCAAAACAGAGAATGGCGACATTAACAAAATCAAAACGCATGGTGCTCTCAGAGTCGATAATGGAGAGTCAATGAGAGACGCCAGCGTAGATGGCCTAGGTCTTTGTATCTGCTCAGTGTGGTGTGCTTATAAAGAGTTACAGTCAGGGCAGTTAATACAAGTTCTAGAGGATTACCCTCTCGCTGATGAGGCTGCTATTTGGGCAGTTTACCCAAGTTCAAGACTATTGGCTCCGAAAGTCAGAGCCTTTATTGATTACTTCAAAAACTTGTATGGCGAAACCGCCTATTGGGAACTGTAA